The region GAAGAAAACACACAGGGCCCCCCATGCTCATTAAGAAAACGCACAGAGTCTGCCAAAGctgagaaaaaactaaattgacAACAAGAATATGCAAATATTCCTATCCTTCATTttatctcattttttaaatgttatttatatctATAGAAATGAATCCTCTGTCAGAATCCACATTCTGTAGAAaatggtgttggggggggtgtctcGGGGGATTGGGATTAATAGAGCTGATCCTGGTAGGGCATTGATTTTTATGGATATTGAGCCACTTTCATATTGCGTTTATGATAGTCTTAACCACTTGTGACATGGCCAGTTGTTTTTATGGGTCATTCAGTTTGGAGGAACAAGTCCTTTAAATGACTCAAAGTTCTTGATTTATGGCATCCATAAATGTTGGAACCCTGAATCTAGAAATCTCACTCGTATTGGAAACCACCTCCATACCTTACTCAAAGTTGTTAGCATTTTAGGATTTTTGCTTTGGGCCTATGAATTTTTGTCATACATTTTAAGTACTGTAATATTCATCATATTTACTGTTTTTGGACTTGTGTGGCGGTTCCTGATCTGGCCTcattggtgtgtttgtgtgttagcgTCTGCcttgtgtgtgctgtttttagcTGACTCATCATTGGGAGTGTTCCAGCTCTGAGCCCATAGGCATATTTAGATACTGTTGTCTTGCTCATGTTTGCTACCCTCGAAGGTCTGCTTAGTTTACGGTTCCTGTTTACATCCTGGTACCGTTCTTCAAATTTGCCGTCACTTTCTGACCAATCGGAAAGGCCGTTTCTCCCATGCAGGAATGGGGACTCCCAGCTGTTTGACAAGGTGCGGGGCCTGGACATCAAGCTGCTACGCTACCTCTCCGTGCGTTACATCTGCGACCTCATGGTGGAGAACAAGAAGGTCAAGTTTGGCCTGAAGTGAGCATTGAATTCGCGCTTCAGTAACCTTCCTTGCCTCTGTAGGGTTGCCACGGATTCATAATGTCCGTTCGCATATTTTTGTGGGAAGGGTGAAAAGATGCTGGGGTCACATCTGAAGTGGGTGAAATTGTAAGCTCTATTTCTGATGCCGACAACTTGATTTTTTGCCATTGCAACCCAGGAGTCATTTATTTTCGGCCCGTTCCTCGATGGTTGCTGTGGAGGGAGAAATGATCCGTAGTTCTCATGGTGTAACTGGCCGCTTGGGTGGCTCATCCGGTTATGGCGCCGATCTCGTGCCTGGATGATCTGGGATGCAGTCCTGGCTGCGCCCGTGCCCACTGTGGCCAGTAGACCCGCATCGCGACGCATAATAAGCAGTAGCATTGACCAGGGTTGAGTTGGCCTGGGCCAGCATCTCATCGCTCTTTAGTGAGCCTTGCTTCAGACGCTTGTCTGCTCTTTCTTGAACAGCAGATGTTCCGGCAGTGAGCGTTGATgagattgggcattccaaactggggagaaaagggggggggggggggcacccaaGAAACAAATGTTGTTTAACTGACAGTAGGGCAAACCTGTTTGTTTTAAGAAGCGGAACCTGTAAGACCTGCTGTATTGCAATGACAGATTCTGCTACAAtgactgttctttgttttctttcattgtgctgaatatttttctgttatAGCTAGCTCGCAAACCTGTTAACTATGATATAAAAGAAAAGGTTTGCAGAATTTTAACTTGTAGTTTTAACTGGTAGTTATCACCTGTTAGATAGCTGGCTAGTTAACTAAGGTGTGGAAGAAAATGATTACAGGAAAATTATTAGTATTTGGAGAATATAACTGAATGGTGTACCCCTTGGTGAACAAGTTTCTCAGGCTTCAAATTTATTTAGATTACTTTGTGTGTAAGTCCTACGAGGCTTGCTAGCTAGCATTGAAACACCATATTGTCAGACTTAGTATCTAACATCAAGCTAAAGCTTTGATTGATATGTACAGTAATGATGATCACCTTTGCACTCCAGGACTAAGCCCATGGCTCAAATGTTTAATACTCACCAATGAGCAGCTGGGACTTGAAGCTGCTTGTTTCGTTACAGAATTTGCATGACATCCACTCATGTTGTTGTTTGCTGTGCTTTTGTCCCAGTGTCACTTCCTCTGAGAAGGTGGACAAGGCCCAGCGCTATGCGGACTTCACCCTGCTCTCCGTGCCTTATCCAGGTAAACGCCCGCACGtcgtccctctgtccctctgtcactGTCAGGAATGCAGCCGCAGGCTTTATAGGCCAACAAGATTGTGAGCTTTGCATTCTCAACATATAGAGTACTGTGTCTAAAGTTCAAGTTCAAAATATTCCAAATGGATGAGTCTTTTTGATATCTGTGAAGCGGTTTGACCAAGGAGACTGCCCACCGGCAACAGACTCTCTCTTGTGGCACGAGTCttcacaaatatgaatattcataaactgtAAACGTACCAGGGACTTTTGTTACCAACTGCAACCTCCTGTAgtaagggaggaagagaggggaggtaCTACTAGATGGTGATGTCATTATTTCTAAAGAAGTGCTTCTTTAAATGGTTTCTTTTAAATGGTTTAAGCCAAGGGGTTGTCTGGCAGTCTACCAGCAGCAATCTGACCATTGCGTTCTGTGGTCCAGTAAGCATCTGGGCATGGCTTCTAAGAAGCTGAGGTCATTTCGGTGGGTGTTGCCAGTCCCAAAGGAAGGTGTTCCGAAACGCTTTAATCGCACTAGTACATGGAAGCATGTCAAAGTTGTGATGTCATTGCATTGTGGATGTACACTAGACGTTTAGCCATTTAGCACTATACAAATGCGTGATGAATGATGAACGATCATAACATTGCCAAGGATGTGGAAACCAGGCATGGTCTGTTTTGTCTGAAAGTATGAAATATGTGTAATAGtgtaaatgtgttaaaatggaaaatgcatatgtatttgttctttttttggccCCCGTTCGGGAGGCCCTGCCCTCAGGGACTAGTTACACAGGGTTTGCTGAAGGGTAGTGGTAATGTTTTCATTGCTGGTCACACGTTTTGGAAGGCTGTTTTTATCGATCCGCTGCTTTTCCTTTCAGGCTGTGAATTTTTTAAGGATTACAAAGATAGAGACTACACAGCGGAGGGGCTGGTCTTCAACTGGAACCAGGTATTCCCATAAATGCCTCAAGCACACCTTCTCACACACTCCAGAGATCGCAGTGATCGTTCGCAACATTCCTCTCAACCTAAGCAATTGGCATAAGCGTTTCATAAACATagtaatgctttttttatttttttattttatttctttagaaATGTTGTTTGTTGTGCTGTTAGTTTCATGGTTTGTCGTCGCAGTTGGTCATTCAGAAGGAATGACCAACTGCAGGAAATCATTTGGTCTTCCAAACGATTTCCTGTAATTTAAACTGCTGTTCCTCTATCTTCAGGACTTTGTGGATGCCCCTTTGACAATCCCTGCTTCCTTTACCAAGAACTTGAACATAGACTGGAGTGAATATCAGGTACGTAaatgtgatttctttcttttaaaaaaaaaaaaaaagtattttctcacCACATTGCAGAGCCCAAGAGCTACTTGGAACACTACTGTCTTACAATGACACCCTCTGGCCAGGAACAGTACTGCACGGTCTCCACGTGGCAGACTCTGTCGCTGCGCTCGTTTTCTGCTCGAGCGGTTAGCCGGCTCCAGCGCACGTGCGTGCGGAGCGGCGTCTGTCGTAGTGTGTAAcgcgctctccctccctcctcctctctcctcagtctTGGGACCTGGTCCAACAGACGCAGAACTACCTGAAGCTGCTCCTTCACATCATCAACAGTGACGGTGAGAAGTCTCCCTGTactgctctgctctctctcacactctgaaGAGCCTCAGCCAGGGTCACTGTTACAGTGTTCAGGAGAGCTTATCCTCCAAGGTCATTTACAGTACCTGCCCAGGACCTGCTTACTAACAGAATGCATTGTATATGACCCTAAAACACGTTCCAATGTAGAatttaatgtgcatttaatgTGTCAAAAACAACTGCACAAATATTGTAACTAGGGGTGTGCATTTTACGAGCGTAATGTTTAATTTGGGTGGATGTCTATGATAAGCATGTTATGTACCAAAataactaccccccccccccccatgtaccTCACAACCCACCCAGTGGGTCGACCCgcagtttgggaaccactgcttcCAGGCACACAGTACTAACATACGCTTTCTAATTGTGGAGAGTACAGGTTATAATTGGCTGCGAGCCACAGTTTCCgtacagttacacacagtgcTAACATGCGCTTTCTAATCGTGGAGAGTACAGGTTATAATTGGCTGTGAGCCGCAGTTTCCGTACAGTTGCACACAGTGCTGCACGTGGCCTTTCTGTGACCCTCGTTTGTAGCCGCAGTGGAGTCCAGGTGCACTCCCTGGGGAGTCGGGGGCAGGGCCAGTGGAACGTCCAGCGGGTTCAGTGCGGAAATCCCGGCTAGCGTCTCGGACGGGCGGCGCTAATTGGAGCAGCGTTTCGCCGAGCGTCCCAGCGGCCCTGATCGCTGCTCATTTATGAGCAACCTTCCGGAGCCCTTTAGaacatttcctcttttttttgtgagggaTCTAAACAAGCCTTGCCGTTTGATctgtttccctcccccccccctccctcccccggtACGCGCCCCCTCGGTGGGGTAGCAGGGAGGGGTGACGCGGATGACGAAACCGGTTGCAAAGCCGACGGGAGAGACTGCAAGTCCCTGGCTGGATGAACGCAGGCTGGGGTCTGCCGGTCgtgtcacacacaaacccagccaCGCTAGCGCCTTGATGTGATCACTGCCCCCTTttgattcatattttatatgtatcttggagtttgttcatttatttagccttttttttcttgagttaTGCCCTCTTGTCAGTaccatttgtgttttgttaaagGCAAGAACCGAAGCATCAAAAGCAACCAAAGGGAATCGCTGTGTAGATAATTCAGTTCAGTTGTGTCTGTGAAAGTCTTGGTgatgtggtttttatttttgggttctGCCGTAGATGAGAGTGGATTGCTGGTTCATTGCATATCCGGCTGGGACAGGACACCCCTCTTCGTCTCTCTCTTGAGACTGTCCCTATGGGCGGTGAgttgtctctctccccctctcccccccccccccccctttccctctatctctctctctccttccttcctctctctctctctctctctctctctctctccccctctccctcccctccccagtaTTCCTGGCCCTCCTCTCTGGCAGCTGTGAGGTGGCCCCAGAGTGTTGCTTTAAACACATCTGTGCAGCGTTATCGCAGCCACACTGACCCAGACTTGGCTTCTGCAGGTCCCTGTCCTCTCCTCAGCAGTCACTGTGCTTTACAGAACGCCCGGTGCAGGGCTGCTTAATACACTGAAGACCTGCGTCTTAGCtacgcactcagacacacacatgcacattagAATGCGTGTGTGCTGACGCATGTTCCCGTAAGCAAACCCAGCCACATACACCTagtcacactgtgtgtgtgtatctgcgtgagTAATTGATCATatgtgatatatatatgtacacacacacacacacacatctggacGTATCTGAACACCccctgtttttcatggtttgggctcggTCCTTTCCAGTGTGGGGAAACTTGACTGATCGTATTATTATTACCTGTGAGAAACCTTTGTGGAGTAAAGTCAGTTTCATGTGCATTTCTTATTGCGTGTTGTGAACAGGACGGTGCCGTCCATGCCAGCTTGGAGCCTGCTGAAATCCTCTACCTGACGATCGCCTACGACTGGTTCCTCTTCGGGTAAGAATTCACCCCCAGgttgttcttttcttctcttaaatgatttaaaaaaagaagtatttgTGAATTTTTAACTTGAACACGTTGCAATTAGGGTTGCCATGGAAGCCTGTTCTCGGCGTTATAAATAATTGAGCGGGCAATCGTAACGTTAAAATTTAGCAGAAGCGAGAGGGCCGTGCGGAGTGCCAGCCGCCTCTGGAGGGTTCCTGCCTGTAATTACCGCTCCGCACCGTTCTAAATTTAACTCGTCAAACAGGGACGCGCCCCGGCAGATAGCGGGAGTAATTATTTTTCCCCAATCTCCGCCAGCTCCCGGGCCCCCCGCCAGGGAAGAGAGATTGCGGCCCGAGTCATTTTCGCTCGCGAACCCTCCATCATGCCGCAGAATCAGTGAATGCACTTCAAACGCAGGCTCGTTATGTGGGTTGTGTTGTGTCGCCTGTGCCCTGGCCTGCGCTCACGCATGCGCACAGACGCAGGCACAGGCACGCGTGCGCGCAGTTTTACGGTGTGTGATCTGCCATATGGACCGACTGCAGCAGAAGAGCGCGTTTTACTTTGAGTAAACATTAAATACAGACAGGCACTGagttttattgctttttcatCCTACCGTGTGTGCTGGAACATCCTCATTTGGTTTctttggtgtatgtgtgtacgtacgtacgtgtgtgtgcgttcatacACACttttatatgtgcatgtgtctgtttatTGCGGTGTCCACAGGTTTGTTTCTGATGTAATTTTTGCGAATGTATAATTTGTATGTAATGGAACGTTGATCATTTTGCGGGTGCAGGAGTAAGATGGCCGCTTCTAACAGTGTCATGTGTTCCTTCCTTTCCCCACAGACACATGCTGCCTGATCGCCTCATTAAAGGAGAGGAGGTAAGCGGTGATGCTCCTTAGTCACGCCCCACGCCCCACACCCCACGCTCACGCCCCACGCCCCATGCTCACGCCCCACGCTCACGCCCCACGCCCCATGCTGCACGCTCCACGCAGTCCTCTAATCCACCCATGCGTAGTGTCCCTCGAAGTTTGACCCTGTTTAGAAACAGCTGTGTTGTCCTGATTGTTATAATTAGTTTAATTGCTTGATGAATAGCCGATAATGCAGAGAAcagaaatacaattattttaacCCTTGGATTTCTATTGTAGTACTGTAGCGCTGCTTTGCTGATTCTGCAGAAACTGTTACTGAGCTACTTCTGTGTTGGGATTTCACTTCAGATGCACTGCTGTTTTCAAAGGCTAGGGGGCAGTGTTCACTAAATGatttttcccctttctgttCCTCTTCCAATTCCTCCCTGTTGTCCTTTCTTTGtggcagattttctttttttgcttcaatTTTTTGAAGCACATAGTCTCTGAGAATTTCTCATCTGTGAGAAGGCAAAGGTGAGTACCCGTGCGCTCTAAGGGGGCCTTTGGAAACTGTCCTTTCATTAACGGCAGCAAGAAAGCCACAAgcattccagaacattctgagATTTTGGTTCTTTGAATTTGTCTTCTAGAACAGTAGTTCTTACGTGTAATTTTTGGTGTTCGGTTACAGCTGCACAATCCTTAACTAAACAAATGAATCGTTAATTCTGTGTTTGTTGAGGTTGCGGAGTAACGTTCATTCTgttcccccctacccccccccaccccacccacggCATGCAGACGGAAGAACTCCCAGTTCAAAGACTGTGAGTTGACAGTCGAGGACCTCTGTCTGATGAGTAAGTTGAGCTTCGCTtccattcccagaatgcaccattGTTGCAGGTAGTAAGAATGTTGAGTTGGTGTTCAGGTCAGTTGTGCTGTACTGGTGTTCAGTGACACATGGGAAACCCTGAGGTTAGGTTAGTCAGCTCAGTACTCAGTTCTGGGAGTTTAGATGAGATCACAGATGAGAGTTCACATTTTATAttggttttttcttcttgtgcATTTTGGACAAATGTACAGTAACTTGGAAGCTGAGGTTTagggtacttgctcaatcgttTGATTTATTTGAGCATGTAAATGTCTGCAATGCACATGTAAATGTTTGGCACATGTAAACGTTTTTATAATGATGAGTTATATATTATACAATTGTAATTCAGTTGttaatgaaacaaattatttttggacAAATGAAGAAGGTCTTCACGGTTAATCAAATTGCAAGAGTGGGCTATTAGTCAGCACCGCAGACCTTATATGGATCATTAAGAGAATCCGTGCAAACCCGGATATGAGAGAtattctggggggaaaaaaacgagcTCATGTAAAAGCTTAATCGGAATACAGCCTTAAACCAATTATTCCCTATAATCAGTGTACATGTTGTTGATGTGCGTGTAAGCGATAGCGACTGAAGCTACAACACACTTGCCACCATTATCACTActatcaccaccaccatcatcattacAGTGATCAGTGTCATCACCATCATTATTACTGTCACGACCATTGTCGTCACCACCGTCATCACCGTCATCACCATCCATCATTGTGGTCCTCATCAGCATCTCCGCCGCAGTGGCTGCGCTCGTCTTGTGAGAGCTTTCTTCCCGTCTTCCCTGCCGGCCCGTGTGCGGTCGGCGGTGTTGGCGGGAGGCAGAATGGAGTTTGGCTGGGCCGCAGTCGGGCGCGTCTGTGGGCCTGCTGCCGCGCTGGCTCGCGCGATTCGGCTGCCAGTCCCGCTTTGCGCGCGTCGCCAGCGGAGACGTCCCCAGAGCGCAGCCCGctcccctctccagccccaGTTTCGCGTCCGCGGATTTATTCGGGCCTCGCGTCCGCGGCTCCGCCATCTGCCTCGGGCTCCGCCGCGCGACTCGGGAGGGAAATGAGAGGGAGTCGCGCGGCCTTTGAAAATACCGCAGTGCTGCTTTTAAGCTCCTCGGCCTTCCTGAATGCGTGTGGGGGGGCTTTTCTCGCTGTGGGTGTGGAATGggacccccccaaccccccccgctcAGATTTTTACATTGCTCATCGCTCCGTTTGAAAACCCAGCGTTTGTTCTCCTTCTGTTCAGGAACCTCAGTTCAGCGATTATCAAGAGAAGCTCAATGGAAAGTTACTGTTTAACCGTTTAATgtgtgattagagtgttctaaactgaacattctaatgctgatgtaacaataactactggtaattgaaagcaattgcgttctagaacactgacttaaaatttgGAAATGAACATTCCATAAAGCCtagtcttcaaagggttaaaggaaGTAATCACAAGGTGACTTTTTGCTGATGGACAGGGAGCGCCTTCCATGGGGCCTGCCTGTCATAGTGAAGTGCGTGGGGATTGGGCAcgtgtgctgtgggtggagccCTGAGTGTTTTGGCCAATCATGGCTTTGGAGgctcggggggtggggttggcgGGCAGTGAACAGCGAGTCATCGCCGATATTCCTGCTGAGTATTTCCCACACAGGCCCTCCCCCTCAGCCTCAGCCACAGTCAGCCGATTGGCAGCCGTGTTATTTTTAAGTTTActtttatttgcttagcagtGCATAGCTGCATATTGAGGAAAACCAGGTTAAGAACCTTAAATCAAGGGTGCAACAGCGGTGCCTCACTTTGGATGTGAACCTGCAACCCATGAATTGGCTAAAAGCACTCTGCTGCTGGAATTATTGGCCTGTGCGGTCATTTCGGGCCACAGCCATCcgtgggccacacaattcatgtttttgtatttgtgaaagacattttaattctgCAGTATTCACAGTGGCGCAAATGGCTTTTTCAATGCTATTGTTCTTTCGCCGGTTTCCTGAACTGTGATTGGCTCCCCCAGCTCAATCTTGTTTAAGGCCACCAAAATCCCTACACAAGCCTGCTCTGGCCCTCCCCTGCACACTCTGACAGTGGCATCACCATTGTCATCCTTGCTATCTTGAGTATTATCAGTGTCATCACTACCTTTATCACTGTTCATCACGTTCATTGTACATGCACACTAATAATCTTATCTTTATCTGATTAAGGCAATTCTCCTACTATGGAAGTTAATGATAATAACAAACAGtgagtgattgtaatgtaatttggttGCCAGGGATGGCGCACAGTAATCCGCGTTAGCGGCGATGCTAATTTCCAGCCGCTGTCCCGCGGGCAGGTTAAAGCGGATACGGCGGCTCTTGTGCTCGGCGGGTAATCGATGCGCGATTGAGATGGAATCCAAGCGGTTTGTGCGTCTCTGTCCGCAGAGCCCATCCACCGCGGCAGCGTGAGCAGCCTGAGCAGCGACTTCTCGCTGATCACGGAGGACACGGTGGCCGCCTGCAGCTTCACCAGCGAGCCCACAGATCCGCTGTCCGGTGGGACGCCCGGCCTGCCTGCCTGGTGAGAgactgcatatatacacacatgtatacactccacatacacacacagatatatacacacagatatacactccacatacacacacagatatatacacacagatatacactccacatacacacacagatatatacacagatatacactccacatatacacacagatatacactccacatatacacacagatatacactccacatacacacacagatatatacacacagatatatactccacatacacacacagatatacactccacatacacacacagatatacactccacatacacacacagatatacactccacatatacacacagatatacacacacagatatacactccacatatacacacagatatacacacacagatatacactccacacatacacacacagatatacactccacatatacacacatacacactcca is a window of Anguilla anguilla isolate fAngAng1 chromosome 13, fAngAng1.pri, whole genome shotgun sequence DNA encoding:
- the mtmr14 gene encoding myotubularin-related protein 14 isoform X4; translated protein: MMSVYQSSTTGSRSFGRTGVCRRPALTQPSVPQPVVFLLGCYAGGADDTVAESEEVPEEDSAVRNGDSQLFDKVRGLDIKLLRYLSVRYICDLMVENKKVKFGLNVTSSEKVDKAQRYADFTLLSVPYPGCEFFKDYKDRDYTAEGLVFNWNQDFVDAPLTIPASFTKNLNIDWSEYQSWDLVQQTQNYLKLLLHIINSDDESGLLVHCISGWDRTPLFVSLLRLSLWADGAVHASLEPAEILYLTIAYDWFLFGHMLPDRLIKGEEIFFFCFNFLKHIVSENFSSVRRQRRKNSQFKDCELTVEDLCLMKPIHRGSVSSLSSDFSLITEDTVAACSFTSEPTDPLSGGTPGLPAWRKARTSSPQMVVWNKAPPGEDRPLPPITVAETRSSSSSSSNQSEQGFSRTGSSPLAVPGRGSVGEYARSGSSLSTDYGSWQIVSGCGSIHDHAPPPAESPLPFSFQDEGHNGRMCPGPSERQARLEAVREVFLAAYSSTVGLKSTAPSPSGAISGLLEQFARGVGLRGTNAIV